TTCCCCGGAAAACTCCACAGGAACGGACTCCCCTCTGCCCTCCCCGGAAAAACAGCTCCGGCACGCCCTCCGCAAAGGGATGGAAGACTTCATTTTGAAAAGCGGGTATGGGGCCGTCTGCCTGAATTTGCTGGAAAATTCCGCTTCCCTTCTGTTAGCGGAACTATTGAAGGAAATGCGGCCCTCTCTGGCAGTAACGGGGTTTATCCCCTCCCTGCCCGGCATTCCGGAAGAGACAAGGGAAAAGGTTCAAGCCTTCGCCGGCGCGGCAGGCATTGGCGTTCGGACGGTTTCTCTCCCTAACAAAACCGAAGGGCTGGACGAAAGAGCCACGGCCGCATGGCTCATGCGCCAATGGGCGGAAGAAGAAGGAGCCCTGCCGCTCTCTTCTCTGACGGGAACGGATATCATGACGGCGCCCCGCTTCCTTCCTGCCGCTTTAGCCGCGGATTTCATGCCGCTGGGGGATTTATACGAGACGGAACTGGCAAACCTGTTCCCCGGTTTCATTTCCCCGGCTCCGGAGGCCGCCATGCGTGACGGATTTCTCATCCGCCTGCACCGGAAACATGAATCCGCCACGGAGCTGGCGAACCGGTTCCCGGAATCGGAAAGGGAAATACGCCGTTTGCAGCGGCAGGCCCGCGCATCCGAATGGACGCGCCTGAAACTGCCGCCCCGCCTCATGCTGCGCTCCATCCCCGGAACGCAGGAAACGCCTTATATCCATCGGCTGGCAGACTGACGCGAAACCTTCCTTTTCCTCCCGTGGCATACATTGCGCTTGCTCTTGAAGCGGAAGAAATGATTAGTAGAAGCCATGCAATTCCATATAGCAACCATGATCGGCCGCGCCGCTTTAAGGCTGGTTGACCGGTTAGGGTCAATCGGATTGCTGCTTTATCAAGTGGCTTCATGCATGTGGTCCGGCCAGTTCCGGATGCGCGTGCTTGTGGAGCAAATTGCAAAAATAGGGGTGCAATCCCAGCCGGTGGTCATCATCACCGGCGCGTTCACCGGCGCGGTGCTGGAAGCCCAGACACTGTTCCAGCTTCAAACGGTGAGAATGGAAACCATGGGCGGGGCCGTCGTCGCCGTGGGCATGTTCCGGGAGCTGGGCCCCGTCATCACTGGGCTGATGCTTGCGGGGCGCGTCGGGTCCGCCATGGCCGCGGAAATCGGCACCATGAAAGTCACGGAACAGGTGGATGCCCTCAACTCCATGAATGTGGATCCGGTAGACTACCTGGTGAAGCCGCGGATACAGGCCATGCTTATTTCCATGCCCATTCTGATGATGGAAGCCGTTCTGGTGGGCATCGCCTCCGCATACATCGTCAGCGTCACCGCTTTTAACGTAGACCAGGCCTACTGGATGCACTTCATGAGCAAATTCGTCACTATGGGGGACATCATCGTCGCCCTGGTCAAGGCTCTTGCTTTCGGCCTCATCATTTCCACCATCTCCTGCCGGGAGGGGCTGAACACCACAAACGGCGCCGTGGGCGTAGGCAAATCCACCATGCAGGCCATGGTGTACGCTTCCGTGGCCCTGCTCATCGCCAACTTTATCCTGACCATGATCCTCAACTCGTTCTTCCCCATGGGATTCATGAGATAGCCTTTCCCCGCCGCCATGCAGCCATTCATCCGCGTCCACCAGCTCAGACAAAGCTTCGGCACCCAGGAAGTGCTGAAAGGCGTAAGCTTTGACGTGGGCAAAGGAGAACTGATGGCTTTAATAGGAGGCTCCGGAGCCGGGAAAAGCGTCATTCTGAAACATCTGGACGGCCTGATGGAACCCTTGGACGGTTATGTGGAAATAGACGGCAGGCGCATCAGCGGCGCGCCGGAAAAAATCAAAAAGCAAATCCGCAGCAAAATCGGATTCATGTTCCAGCAGGGAGCCTTATTCGACTCCCTAAGCGTGGGAGAAAACGTAGCTTTCCCTCTGCAGGAGGCGGGGATCAGGGATGAAAACGAACTGGACACCCGTATTTCAGCCGCTTTGGACTCCGTAGGGCTGCTGGGACAGCAGGAAAAAATGCCGTCCAGCCTCTCCGGCGGCATGATCAAGCGCGTCGCCGTAGCCAGGGCAATCATTACCACTCCGGAATGCCTGCTCTATGACGAACCCACCGCGGGCCTGGACCCCATCGTCACGGACAGCATCAGCTTCCTCATCCGGCAGATCTGCAAGGACAAAGGCATCACCACCGTCATTGTCTCCCATGACATGCCCAGCGTGATCCGCATCGCGGACAAAATCGTCTATCTCAGAAACGGTGAGGTTTACTGGACGGGAACTCCGGAAGAACTGCTGCACTCCAAAGACGAAATCCTGCAAAAGTTCCTGTACGGGGACTCCGGGGAAAACTGGGCTGCCCTGTCCGGCAAAAATGAAAATTTCCAACGGGTTCTGCTGGAACGGGCGGAACGGGAACGCAAACAATAACCATCTTGCCACAGAGCCATGAAACAGAAACTTAAACCGGAAACATGGGTAGGCCTCTTTCTGATCGCCGGAATCCTGATGATTATCGGAGTCATCCTGGGATTCGGCAACATCAAAACATCCAAAGAGCAAACCTACCCCATCAACATTATTTTCAAAGATGCGGCGGGACTCATCAAGGACTCACAAATCCGCCTGGGCGGCGTCACGGTGGGGAAAGTCACCAAAGCCCCTGAACTCCTGCCTTCCGGCAATGAAGTCATGCTGGAAGCCAACATCCAGAGCGACGTGAAAATCCAGCAAGGGTCCGTCTTCCGGGTGGACATGCAGAACAT
This region of Akkermansia muciniphila genomic DNA includes:
- a CDS encoding MlaE family ABC transporter permease, coding for MQFHIATMIGRAALRLVDRLGSIGLLLYQVASCMWSGQFRMRVLVEQIAKIGVQSQPVVIITGAFTGAVLEAQTLFQLQTVRMETMGGAVVAVGMFRELGPVITGLMLAGRVGSAMAAEIGTMKVTEQVDALNSMNVDPVDYLVKPRIQAMLISMPILMMEAVLVGIASAYIVSVTAFNVDQAYWMHFMSKFVTMGDIIVALVKALAFGLIISTISCREGLNTTNGAVGVGKSTMQAMVYASVALLIANFILTMILNSFFPMGFMR
- a CDS encoding ABC transporter ATP-binding protein: MQPFIRVHQLRQSFGTQEVLKGVSFDVGKGELMALIGGSGAGKSVILKHLDGLMEPLDGYVEIDGRRISGAPEKIKKQIRSKIGFMFQQGALFDSLSVGENVAFPLQEAGIRDENELDTRISAALDSVGLLGQQEKMPSSLSGGMIKRVAVARAIITTPECLLYDEPTAGLDPIVTDSISFLIRQICKDKGITTVIVSHDMPSVIRIADKIVYLRNGEVYWTGTPEELLHSKDEILQKFLYGDSGENWAALSGKNENFQRVLLERAERERKQ